From a region of the Lactuca sativa cultivar Salinas chromosome 4, Lsat_Salinas_v11, whole genome shotgun sequence genome:
- the LOC111917967 gene encoding zinc-finger homeodomain protein 6, translating to MEAREREGLGMNHNNPSQANRVISPSIFSYGGLNSSNATRNESSDQRRLHLHQRNDYGGLLQEEQMEAYRERRREFDPNPDPDPAPSPAEPVSETRPPPPPLPPPDVAVRYRECLKNHAASMGAHVVDGCGEFMASGEENTPEGLKCAACECHRSFHRREVEGEPSATRVPSMSIHNPPPRSTTMQPPHHQQQHLRYHHHRQTPPIMVAFGGNSVAPTESSSEDLDIYRTHAGRHMMMEQPSKKRFRTKFSDEQKEKMHDFAERIGWKIQKQDEQEIREFCNEVGLKRQVFKVWMHNSKQAMKKKQP from the coding sequence ATggaagctagagagagagagggtttgGGTATGAATCACAATAACCCATCTCAAGCTAATCGGGTAATATCACCTTCCATCTTCAGTTATGGAGGTTTGAATTCTTCAAACGCTACAAGAAATGAGAGCTCAGATCAACGTCGTCTTCATCTACATCAGAGAAACGATTATGGTGGATTATTGCAAGAAGAACAAATGGAAGCGTATAGAGAAAGAAGAAGAGAATTTGACCCAAACCCAGATCCAGATCCAGCTCCATCTCCAGCTGAACCAGTGTCTGAAACACGGCCGCCACCACCGCCACTGCCACCGCCTGATGTGGCGGTTCGATATCGGGAATGCTTAAAGAACCATGCTGCCAGCATGGGTGCTCATGTTGTCGATGGGTGTGGGGAGTTTATGGCTAGTGGAGAAGAAAATACACCAGAAGGTTTAAAATGCGCCGCCTGTGAATGCCACCGGAGTTTCCACCGACGAGAGGTGGAAGGCGAGCCATCCGCCACAAGGGTACCTTCGATGTCGATACATAACCCACCACCTCGATCTACCACAATGCAGCCACCTCATCATCAGCAACAACACCTGAggtaccaccaccaccgccagaCGCCGCCAATCATGGTGGCGTTCGGTGGGAACAGTGTTGCACCGACGGAATCATCAAGTGAAGACCTTGACATCTACCGGACACACGCCGGTCGACACATGATGATGGAGCAgccatcaaagaaaagattccgaACAAAATTCAGTGATGAACAAAAGGAAAAGATGCATGATTTTGCTGAAAGAATAGGGTGGAAGATTCAGAAGCAAGATGAACAAGAGATTCGAGAATTCTGCAATGAAGTTGGATTGAAAAGACAAGTGTTCAAAGTATGGATGCATAACAGCAAACAAGCCATGAAGAAGAAACAACCGTAA